TGTCGATTTCAGACACCAATCCAAACTAAATTCGTACTGCTCTTAACAATGCAGGCGATAAGGGAAATTTGGTTGCGGCTAAACGCCGCCTTGGAAAAATAAAAATGCGCATAAAAAATCTTCGCTGGTGGATCGTGGGGCTTTTATTTTTCGGCACGGCCTTGAACTATCTTGACCGGAACGTGCTGGCGATCCTGGAGCCGATGATCAAACGCGACTTGAACTGGACGCCGCAGGATTGGGGCCTGATCAACGGCGGATTCTGGCTGGCCTACGCCGTCTTTGCGATGGTGACGGGGCGTTTGCTTGACAAGATCGGCACAAAGCTGGGGTACACGTTGATGCTCGCCTGGTGGGGAACGGCCTGCGCCCTGCACGGGTTTGCCGGATCGGTCATGGGGTTTGTGATCCTGAGGTTTGCGCTTGGCATGGCGGAATCCGGGGTCATTCCCGCCACCGCGAAGGCCTGTGCGGAATGGTTTCCCCAGAAGGAACGTGGATTTGCTTATGGTTTATCGGTTATGGGCATGATGATCGGCGGCATTGTTGCGCCGCCCGTCACCGGTTTGATTGCAATGAAGTTCGGCTGGCAATGGGCGTTTTTTGTTACCGGCGGGGTTTGTGCCCTCTGGCTTTTGGGCTGGCAATGGCTTTTCAACGACCCTGCAAAGAACAAACATATAACCGAGGCTGAACGCGGCTATATTCTGAAAAACAAGATGACGGAACATGAGTCTTGTCCGGATAATGGTGCCGGTGGACGGGTAAGCATCCGAAATCTAGTCGGACTGCCACAGGTATGGGGAATCGCCGTGGCGCGGTTTCTGGGCGATCCGGTCTGGGCGTTTTTTGTGGCGTGGATTCCAAAGTATATGTCTGAAGCGCGCGGCATTGTCTTCCGCGAGCGTAAACGGCCAAAACTGTCCATTGAACAAATCTTCGGACGAAAATGTTTTATTGAATGTTGAGCATGACGGTATGAAAATGACGCCTGGGA
This genomic stretch from Kiritimatiellia bacterium harbors:
- a CDS encoding MFS transporter, whose protein sequence is MRIKNLRWWIVGLLFFGTALNYLDRNVLAILEPMIKRDLNWTPQDWGLINGGFWLAYAVFAMVTGRLLDKIGTKLGYTLMLAWWGTACALHGFAGSVMGFVILRFALGMAESGVIPATAKACAEWFPQKERGFAYGLSVMGMMIGGIVAPPVTGLIAMKFGWQWAFFVTGGVCALWLLGWQWLFNDPAKNKHITEAERGYILKNKMTEHESCPDNGAGGRVSIRNLVGLPQVWGIAVARFLGDPVWAFFVAWIPKYMSEARGIVFRERKRPKLSIEQIFGRKCFIEC